A stretch of Ligilactobacillus faecis DNA encodes these proteins:
- a CDS encoding beta-glucoside-specific PTS transporter subunit IIABC encodes MAEKVRDYKKLAQEIVTIIGQENISSAGHCATRLRLVLTKTPADAKEKISELPGVITVVEKGGQFQVVIGPHVVDVFNEFKQLVDLDSLAKVEVEDKSIVNRVIATMSAVFAPFIYILAAAGILQGLLILSKLAFPAFATTGTYQVFDLISWAPFTFLPLFIAVTASKHFKTNVYIALACCAALVSPSLTELTQQVASGKTVELFSLPLSQTTYTSSVLPPLILVWLLSYLERFVEKRLPGVVKQLLTPLFCLVIMVPVTLLVLGPASAVFAAGIANGYNWLVEVAPPLAALIIGGFWQIFVIFGVHWGITPVVMANFDMYGRDSFQAFQTIAVTAQVAATLGVFLKANSKELKNISLSAFITGLFGITEPAIYGVTLRFKRPFIYGCIAGGLGAVVASFFKPFYFAYAGLPSILTSVNAINEKMPLSFIGLLIGLGVAIVTAVLLTLIFGFGEDEAKDEKLAADVADKPAVALTKNVKVTTPLEGEVLPLSEVPDAVFASGAMGEGIAIMPSDNKIYAPFDGQVIMETSSKHALGLQAKNGIELLIHVGLETVELNGAPFTYHVSEGQTFKKGELLMEFDRDAIKKAGLSLITPVIVTNSADYTQVVPENEHQQIVNETVIFQIN; translated from the coding sequence ATGGCTGAAAAAGTTAGAGATTATAAAAAGCTAGCGCAAGAGATCGTCACGATCATCGGTCAAGAAAATATCAGTAGTGCGGGGCATTGCGCTACGCGTTTGCGGCTAGTCTTGACTAAGACACCGGCAGATGCTAAAGAGAAGATCAGTGAATTGCCAGGGGTGATCACAGTCGTCGAAAAAGGTGGGCAATTTCAGGTCGTGATCGGGCCACATGTCGTTGATGTTTTCAATGAGTTCAAGCAACTTGTTGATCTTGATTCATTGGCCAAAGTCGAAGTCGAAGATAAGAGCATCGTCAATCGCGTTATTGCAACGATGTCAGCCGTCTTTGCCCCATTTATCTATATTTTAGCTGCTGCTGGGATCTTACAAGGCTTGTTGATCTTGAGTAAATTAGCTTTTCCAGCTTTTGCAACAACGGGGACTTATCAAGTCTTTGACTTGATCTCTTGGGCGCCTTTTACGTTCTTGCCTTTATTCATTGCAGTTACGGCTTCCAAGCATTTCAAGACCAATGTGTATATCGCTTTAGCGTGTTGTGCCGCTCTAGTTTCGCCTAGTTTGACGGAATTGACGCAACAAGTCGCAAGTGGGAAGACAGTTGAACTGTTCTCATTACCTCTTTCCCAAACGACATACACGTCTTCGGTCTTACCACCGCTGATCTTAGTGTGGCTCTTATCTTATTTAGAACGTTTTGTCGAAAAACGTTTACCAGGAGTCGTTAAGCAACTTTTGACCCCGCTTTTTTGTCTAGTGATCATGGTGCCAGTTACTTTACTTGTATTAGGGCCGGCTTCAGCTGTTTTTGCGGCAGGAATTGCAAACGGATACAACTGGTTAGTCGAAGTAGCGCCACCTTTAGCTGCTTTGATCATCGGGGGTTTTTGGCAGATCTTTGTCATCTTTGGCGTCCATTGGGGCATCACGCCTGTGGTAATGGCCAACTTTGATATGTACGGACGCGATAGTTTCCAAGCTTTCCAAACGATCGCCGTTACCGCACAAGTAGCTGCAACGCTAGGCGTCTTTTTGAAAGCTAACAGTAAAGAACTTAAAAACATCTCGCTTTCAGCCTTTATCACGGGGCTCTTTGGGATCACCGAACCAGCGATCTACGGGGTAACGTTACGCTTCAAACGTCCCTTTATCTATGGCTGTATCGCAGGTGGTCTTGGGGCAGTCGTTGCAAGTTTCTTCAAACCTTTTTACTTTGCGTATGCTGGTCTCCCAAGCATTTTGACTAGTGTCAATGCGATCAATGAAAAGATGCCTCTGTCCTTTATTGGTCTTTTGATCGGTCTAGGCGTTGCGATCGTAACAGCTGTTTTATTGACTTTGATCTTTGGTTTTGGCGAAGATGAAGCAAAAGATGAAAAATTAGCCGCTGATGTTGCTGATAAACCAGCAGTTGCTTTGACAAAAAATGTTAAAGTGACGACACCATTAGAAGGTGAAGTTTTACCTTTAAGTGAAGTACCTGACGCTGTTTTTGCAAGTGGGGCGATGGGTGAAGGGATCGCGATCATGCCAAGTGATAATAAGATCTATGCACCTTTTGATGGTCAAGTTATCATGGAGACTAGCTCAAAGCACGCTTTAGGGCTTCAGGCTAAAAACGGGATCGAGCTTTTGATCCATGTCGGTCTAGAGACCGTTGAACTAAATGGAGCACCATTTACGTACCATGTCAGTGAAGGTCAGACCTTTAAAAAAGGGGAGCTCTTAATGGAATTTGACCGTGATGCGATCAAAAAAGCTGGTCTTTCTTTGATCACTCCAGTCATCGTCACGAATAGTGCCGATTACACGCAAGTAGTTCCAGAAAATGAACATCAACAGATCGTAAACGAGACAGTGATCTTTCAGATCAATTAA
- a CDS encoding NADPH-dependent FMN reductase has protein sequence MKFIAIVGTNASQSYNRKLLQFMSTHFATKASIEVVEIKDIPLFCEDYAQTPPSVLALAEKIEAADGVIFGTPEYDHDIPAALKSVIEWLSWKVHPLTRRPVMIVGASLGKLGTVQAQESLRRILDSPGLGSFVLPGFQFLLGQAENAFAENGELLDQRTVAWLEQCFDGFMRYTSALEALKSTPAKKPLKTPTPTKRLLPAEDPVLKVLDNLDNVTGASESDEQSFEEANGISFVLREELNETPQAVTSASKTQTTKKPALIYTEDALSSASQTEEIIEKVPDTTTGASEG, from the coding sequence ATGAAATTCATCGCTATCGTTGGAACGAATGCATCACAATCTTACAACCGTAAATTACTCCAATTTATGAGCACACATTTTGCCACGAAAGCCTCGATCGAAGTCGTTGAGATCAAAGATATCCCGCTTTTTTGCGAAGACTACGCCCAAACTCCCCCTAGTGTCTTAGCGTTAGCTGAAAAGATCGAAGCAGCAGACGGTGTCATCTTTGGAACACCTGAATATGATCATGATATTCCTGCTGCGCTAAAATCCGTTATCGAATGGCTTTCCTGGAAAGTCCATCCTTTGACAAGGCGTCCTGTCATGATCGTCGGAGCTTCTTTAGGCAAGCTCGGGACGGTCCAAGCCCAAGAGAGCTTACGCCGGATCCTAGATTCGCCTGGACTTGGTTCATTTGTCTTACCTGGTTTTCAGTTTTTACTTGGTCAAGCCGAGAACGCTTTTGCTGAAAATGGTGAACTTCTTGATCAACGCACTGTTGCCTGGTTAGAACAGTGTTTTGACGGCTTTATGCGTTACACTAGTGCTTTAGAAGCACTGAAAAGTACCCCTGCCAAAAAGCCACTCAAAACACCAACGCCAACTAAAAGGTTGCTTCCCGCTGAAGATCCAGTTTTAAAAGTTTTAGATAATTTAGATAATGTTACTGGTGCTTCAGAAAGTGACGAACAAAGTTTTGAAGAAGCAAATGGGATCAGCTTTGTCTTACGCGAAGAACTAAACGAAACACCACAAGCCGTAACGAGTGCTTCCAAGACGCAAACAACAAAAAAGCCGGCCTTGATCTACACCGAAGATGCTTTGTCCAGTGCTTCGCAAACAGAAGAGATCATTGAAAAAGTACCTGATACGACGACGGGGGCGTCTGAAGGCTGA
- a CDS encoding YidC/Oxa1 family membrane protein insertase, with protein MKQGKKSAVILSVLAVMLVLSGCSTDPVTAQSTGIWDHYIVWNFIRAIEALSNIFGHNYGWGIVVFTIIVRIVILPLMIYQMRSMRKTSELQPKLKELQAKYPGRDVESMQKMRAEQQKLYAEAGVNPVAGCLPLLVQMPILIALYQAIYRSETLKTGHFLWMQLGGKDPYYILPVLAALFTFATSWLSVKSQPEQNAMTTMMTYGMPLIIFFTALNVPAALSLYWVITNAFSVVQTLVINNPFKIQREREEKKRAEKARQRKIEKSKRKALKSKKK; from the coding sequence TTGAAGCAAGGCAAAAAATCGGCCGTTATTCTTAGCGTTTTAGCGGTGATGCTCGTCTTAAGTGGCTGTAGCACTGATCCAGTCACGGCGCAAAGTACTGGGATCTGGGATCACTATATCGTTTGGAACTTTATTCGAGCGATCGAAGCTTTAAGCAATATTTTTGGGCATAATTACGGTTGGGGGATCGTCGTCTTTACGATCATCGTGCGGATCGTGATCTTGCCTTTGATGATCTACCAGATGAGAAGTATGCGCAAGACTTCTGAGTTACAGCCGAAGTTAAAAGAGCTCCAAGCTAAATACCCTGGCCGTGACGTTGAGTCGATGCAAAAGATGCGGGCTGAACAGCAGAAGTTGTACGCTGAAGCTGGTGTCAATCCAGTTGCAGGTTGTTTACCACTCCTAGTGCAAATGCCGATCTTGATCGCGTTGTATCAAGCGATCTATCGTTCAGAGACCCTGAAAACGGGGCATTTCTTATGGATGCAACTAGGTGGGAAAGATCCGTACTACATCTTGCCAGTCTTAGCAGCCTTATTCACGTTTGCAACTTCATGGTTGAGCGTCAAATCTCAACCAGAACAAAATGCGATGACGACGATGATGACTTATGGGATGCCACTTATCATCTTCTTTACCGCTTTGAATGTGCCGGCTGCGTTATCACTTTACTGGGTGATCACAAACGCCTTTTCTGTTGTCCAAACTCTCGTGATCAATAATCCGTTTAAGATACAACGAGAACGCGAAGAAAAGAAGCGCGCTGAAAAAGCACGCCAGCGTAAGATCGAAAAATCAAAACGCAAGGCTCTAAAGAGCAAGAAAAAATAG
- a CDS encoding FAD:protein FMN transferase: MTTKKTAIHKQYRGLGTNIRLTAFGTATATDLDDAYALVQMYEDRLTVNRELSELMEVNHAAGKHPVAVSEATFALTKLALLTSRQNFGFNALIGPLVKLWKIGFSDAHVPESAQIKARLALCDPKNVLLDEENLTIFLKQAGMELDLGAIAKGYIADRIQDLFKAKGIGSAMIDLGGNLLLTGPAPKHADQKWRIGIQDPFAKRGHSILSVKIGPCSAVTSGIYERQLQSGGKTYHHILDPKTGYPHENNLVSVTVFTKHSVIGEIETTRLFFNDTLTDLENYSFDSEEIFGAVLVTKDRQIKVLGLKQADLYLLDETYTLL, translated from the coding sequence ATGACTACAAAGAAAACTGCTATCCACAAGCAATATCGTGGCTTGGGGACAAATATCCGTCTAACGGCCTTTGGGACGGCAACCGCGACCGATCTAGATGACGCCTACGCACTCGTGCAAATGTATGAAGATCGCTTGACAGTCAATCGTGAGCTCTCAGAATTGATGGAGGTCAACCATGCAGCCGGTAAACATCCCGTCGCTGTCAGTGAAGCGACTTTTGCTCTTACAAAATTAGCACTTTTGACGAGTCGCCAAAATTTTGGGTTCAATGCCTTGATCGGACCGCTCGTCAAACTATGGAAGATCGGTTTTTCAGATGCCCATGTCCCAGAATCAGCGCAGATCAAAGCGCGTTTAGCTCTTTGTGATCCAAAAAACGTCCTTTTAGACGAAGAAAACCTGACGATCTTCTTAAAACAAGCAGGTATGGAACTTGATCTAGGTGCGATCGCCAAAGGATATATCGCCGATCGGATCCAAGATCTCTTCAAAGCCAAAGGGATCGGTTCAGCGATGATCGATCTAGGTGGAAACCTCTTGCTAACAGGGCCAGCACCAAAGCACGCTGATCAGAAATGGCGGATCGGGATCCAAGATCCTTTTGCCAAGCGTGGGCACTCGATCCTCTCAGTCAAGATCGGGCCGTGTTCGGCTGTGACAAGTGGGATCTACGAACGGCAGTTACAAAGTGGTGGCAAAACTTATCACCATATCTTAGACCCCAAAACAGGTTATCCACATGAGAATAACTTAGTCAGTGTCACTGTCTTTACTAAACATTCTGTCATCGGCGAGATCGAAACGACACGACTCTTTTTCAATGACACTTTAACTGACTTAGAAAATTACTCTTTTGACTCAGAAGAGATCTTTGGGGCCGTTTTAGTGACTAAAGACCGGCAGATCAAAGTTTTAGGGCTAAAACAAGCAGATCTCTATCTGCTCGACGAAACTTATACTTTGCTTTAA
- a CDS encoding DHHA1 domain-containing protein, producing the protein MKKTRHIKLFSHNDLDGFGAPVLFETLAPYLFKDVEFDLTTCSAGNLDRELAYWFKQPDLGRFTDVYIMDMTPDSEYSFQQLEQRFANHWLIFDHHESEEKLRQAYQTNCVMPLDESKNPSAVSLVYDWLTKRPGFEQIPTQKQAQVAELVELIRAYDTWDWQKDPLMTQEERTAADELNQLFWFYPLSKSKSFVESVFATGWENYRAQNELLISTLNGRRQRYLDKHLKNVETFELDGRSFGVVYASDYKSEIAHALLKRFDVDAALVIDSHSVSLRSNGQLDVAKFAAEYFGGGGHADSAGGRLEIEPLKVAEQAVIEVIKQQAKLNADVEKQNQSEKASLADQLDPQMAAKLAALFEDK; encoded by the coding sequence TTGAAAAAGACACGACATATCAAGCTTTTTTCGCATAACGATCTCGATGGTTTTGGAGCCCCTGTTTTATTTGAAACGCTGGCACCATATCTTTTTAAAGATGTTGAATTTGATCTGACGACTTGTTCAGCCGGAAACTTAGATCGTGAATTAGCCTATTGGTTCAAACAACCTGACTTAGGGCGTTTTACCGATGTCTATATCATGGATATGACGCCAGATAGTGAATATTCATTTCAACAGTTGGAACAGCGCTTTGCAAACCACTGGTTGATCTTTGATCATCATGAAAGTGAAGAAAAGTTGCGCCAAGCTTATCAAACAAACTGTGTGATGCCCTTAGATGAGAGCAAAAATCCAAGTGCAGTCAGTTTAGTTTACGATTGGCTGACCAAACGGCCTGGGTTTGAGCAGATCCCCACGCAAAAACAAGCTCAAGTTGCAGAGTTAGTCGAGTTGATCCGTGCGTACGATACGTGGGATTGGCAAAAAGATCCTTTGATGACCCAAGAAGAACGCACAGCCGCTGACGAACTGAATCAGCTCTTTTGGTTTTACCCATTGAGCAAATCCAAGAGTTTTGTGGAAAGTGTCTTTGCAACTGGCTGGGAAAACTATCGCGCTCAAAATGAACTTTTGATCAGCACGTTAAATGGACGACGTCAACGCTATTTAGATAAACATTTAAAAAATGTTGAGACCTTTGAACTTGACGGACGCAGTTTTGGCGTCGTGTATGCTAGTGATTATAAATCTGAGATCGCCCACGCTTTATTAAAGCGTTTTGATGTCGACGCAGCTTTGGTGATCGATAGTCATAGTGTCTCGTTACGTTCAAACGGGCAACTAGATGTTGCTAAATTTGCTGCTGAATACTTTGGTGGCGGTGGGCATGCTGATTCAGCCGGAGGACGTTTAGAGATCGAACCTTTAAAAGTTGCCGAGCAAGCTGTGATCGAAGTCATCAAACAACAAGCTAAATTAAATGCCGATGTCGAAAAACAAAATCAAAGCGAAAAAGCTTCGTTGGCTGATCAATTAGATCCCCAAATGGCAGCTAAACTTGCCGCTTTATTTGAAGATAAATGA
- a CDS encoding NCS2 family permease yields the protein MLTTLKTLTKEEKRTEVIAGITSFFAISYILIVNPLILADAKIPANLSIFATIFASALGCLIMAVWADAPIVITPGMGVNAFFTYTLVVSMHLTWQQALAISIFSSVIYLLVSFSRVSELLSQAIPPELKIGITAGIGLFLVTLGLEKAHLIAQGGSRSLLAPGNLAAPETLLALFGLALTLVLYLRQVPGSFMLGIIVTSAIGVCLNIGLQAPPEVSFSDISKYRALLFHADFSSLFTLKFLLAVFSMAMILIFESMGILEGLLPAPQKFKRTFEASALATFCSGFLGTSPTVAAAESATGIESGGKTGLMSFVSGVLFLMALFFIPLLRYVPQEAIAPVIIITGALMIQQLKELNIADFSTWFPAFLIVVLIPLSGSISLGLAFGFAAYPLVKVASARAQEVSPLLWGLSLLFILQLICEAVLL from the coding sequence ATGTTAACTACTTTGAAAACATTGACGAAAGAAGAAAAAAGGACTGAAGTGATCGCTGGGATCACGAGTTTTTTTGCGATCTCTTATATTTTGATCGTTAATCCTTTGATTTTAGCGGATGCGAAGATCCCAGCAAACTTAAGTATTTTTGCGACGATCTTTGCTTCAGCGTTAGGCTGTTTGATCATGGCAGTGTGGGCTGATGCTCCGATCGTGATCACGCCAGGAATGGGCGTCAATGCTTTTTTCACCTACACGTTAGTCGTTTCGATGCATTTGACGTGGCAACAGGCTTTAGCGATCTCGATCTTTAGTAGTGTGATCTACCTGTTAGTTTCTTTTAGTCGTGTCAGTGAGTTGTTATCTCAGGCGATCCCGCCCGAATTAAAGATCGGGATCACGGCGGGGATCGGATTGTTTTTAGTGACGCTTGGCTTAGAAAAGGCGCATTTGATTGCACAAGGTGGTAGTCGTTCGTTACTTGCCCCAGGTAACTTAGCTGCACCAGAAACGCTGTTAGCTTTATTTGGACTGGCGTTGACTTTGGTTTTATATTTACGCCAAGTTCCTGGAAGCTTTATGTTAGGGATCATCGTGACAAGTGCAATAGGAGTCTGTTTAAATATTGGGCTCCAAGCTCCACCTGAAGTAAGCTTTAGTGATATCAGTAAATATCGCGCGCTTTTGTTTCACGCTGACTTTAGCAGTTTATTTACTTTGAAATTTTTATTAGCTGTTTTTTCGATGGCGATGATCTTGATCTTTGAATCGATGGGGATCTTAGAGGGGCTTTTACCTGCTCCGCAAAAATTTAAGCGAACTTTTGAAGCAAGTGCCTTAGCGACTTTTTGTTCTGGTTTTTTAGGGACAAGTCCAACTGTCGCGGCTGCTGAAAGTGCAACCGGGATCGAGTCTGGAGGTAAGACTGGGCTGATGTCTTTTGTCAGTGGGGTACTCTTTTTAATGGCGCTTTTCTTTATTCCTTTGTTACGTTATGTACCTCAAGAAGCGATCGCGCCAGTGATCATTATTACTGGAGCTTTGATGATCCAACAGTTGAAAGAATTGAACATCGCTGATTTTTCGACGTGGTTTCCTGCGTTTTTGATCGTTGTCTTGATCCCTTTATCAGGTTCGATCTCCCTTGGATTAGCGTTTGGATTTGCAGCTTATCCGTTAGTCAAAGTAGCCTCAGCTCGGGCTCAAGAAGTGTCCCCTCTTTTATGGGGGCTAAGTCTCTTATTTATTTTACAATTGATCTGTGAAGCTGTTCTTCTCTAA
- a CDS encoding IS1182 family transposase, which yields MHSHYNINQTILNISLEYIPEKNHPALYINELVESLELKYNYQFGRPREYDLAAMLKLTLLAYSYGIFSSRKIERFARENKPAGWLIADQVPSYRTICRFRISDELATLTQESLTKLTAFLKKHNLIDDISFIDGTKILADANKYSFVWKKNVVRFDELNRQKVVELLGELHEAKVIGKIPKGSDLTLEALDVIIAKFEDYLVALDQKVEETRQVSPNPAKQERRKLKATYKKLLTRKEKMQNHQKQKDILRERNSYSKTDHDATFMRVKEDPMLNGQLKPAYNLQIATSNQFITGYKLFANPTDTRTLPTFIDHLNDNGVLGSTIVADAGYGSESNYRFCDDNYGDRTVLIPYGTMLKENSRKWKTDDHKIMNWSYNEKDDYYLDLNGVRFNFSNYSKRTDKYGFTRDFKVYTAEKFDDDHLIDPRALTKSGHVRKIMVNNAWEYFKAQQRALLSSSNTGSIYARRKIDVEPVFGRLKASLGFNRFSVRGSERVEKEMGIVVLAMNINKLVTVVTKINKIRKEKVSQKSNFRFLRYFSLIETTYVTASCYDTTIFSCSLEPCVLIFRSYAGVLFQRASFLRVLVVS from the coding sequence ATACACAGTCATTATAACATTAATCAGACTATTTTGAACATCTCTTTAGAATATATTCCTGAAAAAAATCATCCAGCTCTCTACATCAATGAACTTGTTGAAAGTTTAGAACTCAAGTATAACTATCAATTTGGACGCCCTCGTGAATATGATCTAGCTGCTATGCTAAAGCTCACTTTACTTGCTTATAGCTATGGTATCTTTAGTAGTCGAAAAATTGAGAGATTTGCTCGCGAAAATAAGCCTGCTGGTTGGTTGATCGCTGATCAAGTCCCTTCTTATCGAACTATTTGTCGTTTTCGGATCTCTGATGAGTTAGCTACCTTAACACAAGAGAGTTTAACTAAATTGACAGCTTTTCTAAAAAAACATAATCTGATTGATGACATTTCTTTCATTGACGGTACGAAGATCCTTGCGGATGCTAATAAGTATTCTTTTGTCTGGAAGAAAAATGTCGTTCGTTTTGATGAGCTCAATCGTCAAAAAGTTGTTGAACTTTTAGGCGAGCTCCACGAAGCTAAAGTTATCGGAAAGATCCCCAAAGGATCTGACCTGACTTTGGAAGCATTAGATGTAATAATTGCCAAGTTTGAAGATTATCTAGTTGCTTTAGATCAAAAAGTCGAAGAAACTAGACAAGTATCGCCGAACCCTGCGAAACAAGAACGTCGAAAATTAAAGGCAACCTACAAAAAACTATTAACGCGTAAAGAAAAAATGCAAAATCACCAAAAACAAAAAGACATCCTTAGAGAACGAAATAGTTACTCTAAAACTGACCATGATGCTACTTTTATGCGTGTAAAAGAAGATCCAATGTTAAACGGACAACTAAAACCTGCTTATAATCTTCAAATTGCTACTAGTAACCAGTTTATTACCGGGTATAAGTTATTTGCTAATCCAACTGATACAAGAACGCTTCCTACTTTTATTGACCATTTGAATGACAATGGCGTACTTGGTTCAACTATCGTTGCTGATGCTGGGTATGGTTCTGAGAGTAATTATCGTTTTTGTGACGATAATTACGGTGATCGCACCGTTTTGATCCCTTATGGGACAATGCTCAAAGAGAATAGTCGCAAATGGAAAACTGATGATCATAAAATCATGAATTGGTCTTATAATGAAAAAGATGACTATTATTTAGACCTTAACGGTGTTAGATTCAATTTTTCAAACTATTCTAAAAGAACTGATAAGTATGGATTTACTAGAGATTTTAAAGTATATACTGCTGAAAAATTTGATGATGATCATTTGATAGATCCCCGAGCCTTAACTAAAAGTGGACACGTAAGGAAGATCATGGTCAATAATGCCTGGGAATATTTTAAAGCACAACAACGAGCTTTACTTTCATCTTCTAATACTGGATCAATCTATGCACGGCGCAAAATTGATGTTGAACCTGTTTTTGGAAGATTGAAGGCTTCTTTGGGATTCAACCGATTCTCAGTTAGGGGGAGCGAAAGAGTCGAAAAGGAAATGGGCATTGTAGTTTTGGCAATGAATATCAACAAATTAGTCACAGTAGTGACCAAGATAAACAAAATACGTAAAGAAAAAGTATCTCAGAAATCAAATTTTCGATTTCTGAGATACTTTTCTCTTATAGAGACTACTTATGTCACAGCCTCTTGTTATGATACTACTATTTTTTCTTGCTCTTTAGAGCCTTGCGTTTTGATTTTTCGATCTTACGCTGGCGTGCTTTTTCAGCGCGCTTCTTTTCTTCGCGTTCTCGTTGTATCTTAA
- a CDS encoding histidine phosphatase family protein yields the protein MTFTLYMVRHGQTLLNSYNRLQGWCDSPLTTKGLNDAQSAGKHLAQIKFDHAFHSDTTRATRTCQFILAQNKHSSTLVPQELKYFREQSFGYFEGNDAAQTWLMVGALHGCRTYNDILEKYGLGMTRDLLHETDPFKDAEDDAKYWARLDAGFDYLRTHIPEGENVLLVSHSITIRSIVDRFAKDLGADRLGPKNGAVTKLIVSKDDVKVKYYNHYLDNETY from the coding sequence ATGACATTTACACTTTATATGGTCCGTCACGGGCAAACGTTACTCAATAGTTATAACCGTCTTCAAGGTTGGTGTGATTCACCTTTGACAACAAAAGGACTCAATGACGCTCAAAGTGCTGGAAAACATTTAGCCCAGATCAAGTTCGATCATGCTTTTCATTCTGACACGACGCGGGCAACTCGCACATGTCAATTTATTTTAGCTCAAAACAAACACTCAAGCACACTCGTCCCCCAAGAACTCAAGTATTTCCGCGAACAAAGCTTTGGCTATTTCGAAGGAAATGATGCTGCACAAACTTGGCTCATGGTCGGAGCTTTGCACGGTTGCCGAACTTATAACGATATTTTAGAAAAATATGGTCTGGGGATGACCCGCGACTTACTGCATGAGACTGATCCGTTCAAAGATGCCGAAGATGATGCAAAATACTGGGCGCGCTTAGACGCTGGCTTTGACTATTTGCGGACCCATATCCCAGAGGGAGAAAATGTCTTACTTGTCAGCCACAGTATTACGATCAGAAGCATCGTCGATCGCTTCGCAAAAGATCTCGGTGCTGATCGCTTAGGTCCTAAAAACGGAGCAGTAACAAAATTGATCGTTTCTAAAGACGATGTCAAAGTCAAATACTATAACCACTACCTCGATAACGAAACATATTAA
- a CDS encoding GntR family transcriptional regulator, translating to MLKYDEVATKMEAQIIADGLTQGDKLPKLTELMAKYAVSKSTIVKALAKLEQRGLIYQIQGSGVFVRRPKLDEHINLINNNGFTADMVKHKMTAKVLSLKKIAPPKDMIKYFNGDVKEVYEVKRIRYLDDQILCLEESYFKTSVVSFLNEQIAQGSIFNYVRELGIAIGFSDKYLNVIELSKKEAKLLELPEKAPALTIEETYYLTSGEAFDHSKTTYHFKNAKFFIQSTT from the coding sequence TTGCTCAAATACGATGAAGTCGCAACTAAGATGGAAGCTCAGATCATCGCAGATGGCTTGACGCAAGGGGATAAATTGCCGAAATTGACTGAATTGATGGCAAAATACGCTGTCAGTAAAAGTACGATCGTCAAAGCCCTTGCCAAACTAGAACAGCGCGGATTGATCTATCAGATCCAAGGAAGTGGGGTTTTTGTTCGACGCCCCAAACTTGATGAACATATCAATTTGATCAATAATAATGGTTTTACAGCCGACATGGTCAAACATAAGATGACTGCTAAAGTGCTCTCGCTAAAAAAGATCGCCCCGCCAAAAGACATGATCAAGTATTTCAACGGCGACGTTAAAGAAGTCTACGAAGTCAAACGGATCCGCTATTTAGATGATCAGATCTTGTGCTTAGAAGAATCTTACTTCAAAACTTCCGTAGTTTCTTTTTTAAATGAGCAGATCGCCCAAGGTTCAATCTTCAACTACGTCCGTGAACTAGGGATCGCGATCGGTTTTTCTGATAAATATCTTAATGTGATCGAATTATCTAAAAAAGAGGCAAAACTTTTAGAATTACCAGAAAAAGCGCCAGCCTTGACGATCGAAGAAACTTACTATCTGACCTCAGGTGAGGCATTTGATCACTCAAAAACGACTTATCATTTCAAAAATGCTAAGTTTTTCATCCAAAGTACAACGTAA